A genome region from Nocardiopsis exhalans includes the following:
- a CDS encoding IS30 family transposase produces MDDFEFKARKIRSPQGRKKLQNERAAYLALVTKGYSTSEACRIVGINRKTGYRWRFGVTKTRTGRKANQPPARPGPLPSTSERGRYLSQNERLHIADLHREGKTVRAIATELGRNPSTISREIRRNRSYYAASRVHAYRPYAAQARAEARRPRPKPSAFALHPELRTRVQELLDTRWSPEQISRRLKRDFPDRPELHVCHETIYRALYVQGRGQLRRELAGALRTGRAVRKPRRRAQQRQPRFTAPMVMISERPPEAADRAIPGHWEGDLIIGADGASAIGTLVERSTRYTLLVHLEQGRRSDYVRDALAQTMATLPAHLRRSLTWDQGAEMGRHHEFTLATDIPVYFCDPASPWQRGSNENTNGLLRQYFPKSTDLAVHSREHLEAVAVELNGRPRKTLDWDTPAERLAKLLTASN; encoded by the coding sequence ATGGACGACTTCGAGTTCAAGGCCCGCAAGATCCGATCACCACAGGGACGCAAGAAGCTCCAAAACGAGCGTGCGGCGTATCTTGCTCTGGTGACCAAGGGATACAGCACCAGCGAGGCGTGTCGAATCGTCGGAATCAACCGCAAGACCGGTTACCGGTGGCGGTTCGGCGTCACCAAGACCAGGACCGGGCGCAAGGCCAACCAGCCTCCGGCCCGGCCTGGTCCCCTCCCCTCCACCTCCGAGCGAGGCCGCTACCTATCCCAGAACGAGCGGCTCCACATCGCTGACCTGCACCGCGAGGGCAAGACCGTGCGAGCGATCGCCACTGAACTGGGCCGCAACCCCTCCACCATCAGCCGGGAGATCCGCCGCAACCGCTCCTACTACGCCGCATCCAGGGTCCACGCCTACCGGCCCTACGCCGCCCAGGCCCGTGCCGAGGCCCGCCGGCCTCGACCCAAGCCCTCCGCGTTCGCCCTGCACCCCGAGCTGCGCACCCGGGTCCAGGAGCTGCTCGACACAAGATGGAGCCCGGAGCAGATCAGCCGTAGGCTCAAACGGGACTTCCCCGATCGGCCGGAGCTGCACGTGTGTCACGAGACGATCTACCGAGCGCTCTATGTCCAAGGCCGCGGCCAGTTGCGTCGCGAGCTGGCCGGAGCGCTGCGCACCGGCCGAGCCGTGCGCAAGCCTCGCCGCCGTGCTCAGCAACGCCAGCCGCGCTTCACCGCGCCCATGGTGATGATCAGCGAGCGCCCGCCCGAGGCCGCTGACCGGGCCATTCCTGGCCACTGGGAGGGCGATCTGATCATCGGTGCTGACGGTGCTTCGGCGATCGGCACCCTGGTCGAGCGCTCGACCCGCTATACGCTGCTGGTCCACCTGGAACAGGGCCGTCGTTCCGACTATGTGCGTGATGCCCTGGCCCAGACCATGGCGACGCTGCCTGCCCATCTGCGCAGGTCGCTGACTTGGGATCAGGGCGCGGAGATGGGACGCCACCACGAGTTCACCCTGGCCACCGATATCCCCGTCTACTTCTGCGATCCGGCCAGCCCTTGGCAGCGCGGCTCCAACGAGAACACGAACGGCCTGCTCAGGCAGTACTTTCCCAAGAGCACGGACCTAGCGGTCCACTCCCGGGAACACCTGGAGGCGGTGGCCGTCGAGCTCAACGGTCGCCCACGCAAGACGCTCGACTGGGATACCCCAGCCGAGCGTCTGGCTAAGCTCCTTACGGCGAGCAACTGA
- a CDS encoding helix-turn-helix transcriptional regulator — MRIDPAALSTEEAAHYTGFSYGTLKKWRVTGDGPAYVRIGSRVVYLIDDLDTWLREHRVA; from the coding sequence GTGAGAATCGACCCTGCTGCCCTGTCTACCGAAGAAGCCGCACACTACACCGGGTTCTCGTATGGAACACTGAAGAAGTGGCGCGTGACCGGTGATGGTCCGGCCTATGTCCGCATCGGATCGCGCGTCGTCTATCTCATCGACGATCTCGACACATGGTTGCGCGAGCACCGCGTCGCTTAA
- a CDS encoding zinc finger domain-containing protein, which translates to MVYPLAISCPVCGAGVQHLCLTPSHAVRRIAHPRRTLAAVAVDIVTALAPRIPAVERWPLAQRLVTASDHTTTPVEPSTGARLDLEAARVELETTAQVLEQLRARAASGPGGVSVLGLVEQVAKARDRAQHLAAVLTEACREQRVRELVGAGASAAEVDRALRVLRAERVDAAVRVTTPPTLAAAGAPVWRLDYRTDGFFRLRTPEGEGHAGVARARGQAPTLAAAVRSATLFAGPGSRVVPDRPAGAARPVAEAAEKEPLIDPALVENLLDESEPAYTKFLADCDRLRARVAGVQDLGAWWSEQAAALQASHPQCSLPLGLSLELPPGYHDHAETRVEAIAWVPSRLIVGTHYPVWGRLGARPEVPVQVLKDLATREDLGAFTQRLFAEPMQLERVTGWAGPLYQVSEGNHRTHLLRAAGVPWVAAHLAQSAPSPVVDLYLLVKDDEDQPGRGEEGRYPAERARHRRALIEGLIARGVIDAHWDQDRPDLLWCRRLPAPWLLRSAQHASAVNAAYEAAYPGALAQIGIPEGVGTDPGAWRTWLTHHEQDQRTTVAPTA; encoded by the coding sequence ATGGTCTATCCCCTCGCGATCTCCTGCCCTGTGTGCGGCGCAGGTGTGCAGCACCTGTGCCTGACCCCCTCCCACGCGGTGCGCCGCATCGCGCACCCGCGCCGGACGCTAGCCGCGGTCGCCGTCGACATCGTCACGGCCCTGGCCCCCAGAATCCCGGCCGTTGAGCGGTGGCCTCTGGCCCAACGCCTAGTCACCGCCTCCGACCACACCACCACCCCGGTCGAGCCTTCCACCGGCGCGCGCCTGGACCTGGAGGCGGCCCGTGTCGAGCTTGAGACCACCGCACAGGTGCTGGAGCAGCTGCGCGCCCGCGCGGCCTCGGGCCCCGGGGGTGTGAGCGTGCTCGGTCTGGTGGAGCAGGTGGCCAAGGCCCGCGACAGGGCTCAGCACCTGGCCGCGGTCCTCACCGAGGCCTGCCGGGAACAGCGGGTGCGCGAGCTGGTGGGGGCGGGGGCCTCGGCGGCCGAGGTCGACCGCGCGCTGCGGGTGCTGCGTGCCGAGCGGGTGGACGCCGCGGTACGGGTCACCACACCGCCGACGCTGGCCGCAGCCGGGGCGCCGGTGTGGCGCCTGGACTACCGCACCGACGGCTTCTTTCGGCTACGCACCCCGGAGGGCGAGGGTCATGCGGGGGTGGCCCGGGCCCGAGGGCAGGCCCCCACCCTGGCGGCCGCAGTGCGCTCGGCGACCCTGTTCGCCGGGCCAGGCAGCCGGGTGGTGCCGGATCGGCCCGCCGGCGCCGCACGGCCAGTGGCCGAGGCCGCCGAGAAGGAGCCCCTCATCGACCCCGCCCTGGTCGAAAACCTGCTTGATGAGTCCGAGCCCGCCTACACAAAGTTCCTGGCCGACTGCGACCGCCTGCGCGCCCGCGTGGCCGGCGTCCAGGACCTGGGGGCCTGGTGGAGTGAGCAGGCTGCGGCGCTTCAGGCCTCGCACCCCCAGTGCAGCCTGCCTCTGGGGCTCTCCCTCGAGTTGCCGCCGGGATACCACGATCACGCCGAGACCAGGGTGGAGGCCATCGCGTGGGTGCCCTCCCGCCTGATCGTCGGCACGCACTACCCGGTCTGGGGGCGCCTTGGCGCCCGTCCCGAGGTGCCCGTGCAGGTGCTGAAGGACCTGGCCACGCGGGAGGACCTGGGAGCCTTCACCCAGCGGTTGTTCGCCGAGCCGATGCAGCTGGAGCGCGTCACCGGCTGGGCCGGACCCCTCTACCAGGTCAGCGAGGGCAACCACCGCACCCACCTGTTGCGCGCGGCCGGGGTGCCGTGGGTGGCCGCGCACCTGGCTCAGAGTGCCCCGTCGCCGGTCGTGGACCTGTACCTGTTGGTCAAGGACGACGAGGACCAGCCGGGGCGCGGAGAGGAGGGCCGCTACCCGGCCGAGCGGGCCCGCCACCGCCGGGCCCTGATTGAGGGGCTCATCGCCCGCGGCGTCATCGACGCCCACTGGGACCAGGACCGCCCCGACCTGTTGTGGTGCCGCCGCCTGCCCGCCCCGTGGCTGCTGCGCTCGGCCCAGCACGCCAGTGCCGTCAACGCCGCCTACGAGGCCGCCTACCCCGGGGCGCTGGCCCAGATCGGCATCCCCGAAGGCGTGGGCACCGACCCGGGAGCGTGGCGGACCTGGCTCACCCACCACGAACAGGACCAGCGAACTACTGTTGCGCCCACCGCCTGA
- a CDS encoding DNA topoisomerase, whose translation MTVGILMEKPSAARNGSKAWGGTKGTFDGEQYVIAHARGHLYEFVAPDKMVDPSLAGKYKNWDLTNLPWDLRDFSWANEPIKDTAQVRNNVKQALSGCEEIAIATDWDESGEGDAIAINALVELGLTGKKISRLHFTDESEKSLQQAFKDRRPVQSVYEHPAFKKARFRSMFDFASMQWSRAATIMARQSGQDTVLRQGRLKSAMVKLVGDQLKAYNDYVKQPFFQNRFRDENAVVYTNPDEPRFDRADQVPQEYTASPVIRDSVEMRRTAPPKLLDLAALSSMLVNKGVKAQLTLKTYQAMYEQQVVSYPRTEDKTITPQQHAELAPLADRIAAVAGVDTKHLTHREPRKTHVKPVGAHGANRPGPNVPSSLDDVEQRFGTVGRLIYQTLAKNYLAMLAADYEYEQHKGHVEKYPDFKGLANVPKKMGWKLVFDPDAGDEDTASDENESAHGLGTGAEPYVHEGANKRPEHPSMKWLMKQLEKRDVGTGATRTSTYSEVTNAKAKNPLLVEKGKKLTLASAGEMSWLLLPGTRIGDLSLTEQIYADMRAVAEGSADPDQLLTRVADWVREDIEVMTRNADAMRATLGLAKTEVSARAEGVWAAAPDGAKKVSFKKVWAGHEFTDDEIGRLLAGEEIAFEATSKAGKSFSAKGRLGVSEFKGRRYVGFQLEVPDRPEAWCKRSFSEDEKQALEAGEILELDGFVSKNGKTFPAKVSWDAKAKRIVPHFDDKKSKPRAKARV comes from the coding sequence ATGACTGTCGGGATTTTGATGGAGAAGCCGTCTGCGGCGCGCAACGGGAGCAAGGCGTGGGGCGGGACGAAGGGCACTTTCGATGGCGAGCAGTACGTCATCGCCCACGCCAGGGGGCACCTCTACGAGTTCGTCGCCCCGGACAAGATGGTCGACCCGTCGCTGGCTGGCAAGTACAAGAACTGGGACCTGACCAACCTCCCTTGGGATCTCCGCGACTTTTCCTGGGCCAACGAACCGATCAAGGACACCGCCCAGGTCCGCAACAACGTCAAGCAGGCCCTGTCGGGCTGCGAGGAGATCGCCATCGCCACGGACTGGGACGAGTCGGGCGAGGGCGACGCCATCGCCATCAACGCGCTCGTCGAGCTAGGGCTGACCGGCAAGAAGATCTCGCGGCTGCACTTCACCGACGAGTCGGAGAAGTCCCTGCAGCAGGCGTTCAAGGACCGCCGGCCGGTGCAGTCGGTGTACGAGCACCCGGCGTTCAAGAAGGCCCGCTTCCGCTCAATGTTCGACTTCGCCTCGATGCAGTGGTCGCGGGCGGCGACGATCATGGCCCGCCAGTCCGGCCAGGACACGGTTCTGCGCCAGGGGCGGCTGAAGTCGGCGATGGTCAAGCTCGTCGGTGACCAGCTCAAGGCCTACAACGACTACGTGAAGCAGCCGTTCTTCCAGAACCGCTTCCGCGACGAGAACGCCGTTGTCTACACCAACCCGGACGAGCCGCGCTTCGACAGGGCCGACCAAGTGCCGCAGGAGTACACCGCATCGCCGGTCATCAGGGACAGCGTGGAGATGAGACGGACGGCTCCCCCGAAGCTGCTCGACCTCGCGGCGCTGTCGTCGATGCTCGTGAACAAGGGTGTGAAGGCCCAGCTCACGCTCAAGACCTACCAGGCGATGTACGAGCAGCAGGTCGTGTCCTACCCGCGCACCGAGGACAAGACGATCACCCCGCAGCAGCACGCCGAGCTCGCGCCGTTGGCCGACCGGATCGCCGCGGTGGCGGGCGTGGATACCAAGCACCTAACCCACCGCGAGCCGAGGAAAACCCACGTCAAGCCGGTCGGCGCGCACGGCGCGAACCGCCCCGGCCCGAATGTGCCCTCCTCCCTCGATGACGTCGAGCAGCGTTTCGGGACCGTCGGCCGCCTCATCTATCAAACGCTGGCGAAGAACTATCTGGCCATGCTTGCCGCTGACTACGAGTACGAACAGCACAAGGGCCACGTCGAGAAGTACCCCGACTTCAAAGGCCTCGCCAACGTGCCGAAGAAGATGGGCTGGAAGTTGGTCTTCGACCCCGACGCCGGGGACGAGGATACGGCCAGCGACGAGAACGAGTCCGCTCATGGCCTGGGCACCGGCGCCGAGCCGTACGTGCACGAGGGCGCGAACAAGCGCCCGGAGCACCCGAGCATGAAGTGGCTGATGAAGCAGCTCGAGAAGAGGGACGTCGGCACCGGCGCAACGCGGACGAGCACCTACTCCGAGGTCACCAACGCCAAGGCGAAGAACCCGCTGCTGGTCGAGAAGGGCAAGAAGCTCACCCTGGCCTCGGCTGGCGAGATGAGCTGGCTGCTGTTGCCTGGCACCCGCATCGGCGACCTGTCGCTGACCGAGCAGATCTACGCCGACATGCGCGCCGTCGCCGAGGGCAGCGCTGATCCCGACCAACTGCTGACCCGGGTCGCCGACTGGGTCCGCGAGGACATCGAGGTGATGACGAGGAACGCTGATGCCATGCGTGCGACGCTCGGCCTGGCCAAGACCGAGGTGTCCGCCCGCGCCGAGGGCGTGTGGGCCGCCGCCCCCGACGGGGCGAAGAAGGTCTCGTTCAAGAAGGTCTGGGCCGGCCACGAGTTCACCGATGACGAGATCGGCCGCCTGCTGGCCGGTGAGGAGATCGCCTTCGAGGCGACGTCCAAGGCTGGCAAGTCCTTCTCGGCCAAGGGCAGGCTCGGGGTCAGCGAGTTCAAGGGCCGACGCTACGTCGGCTTCCAGCTCGAGGTCCCCGACCGCCCCGAGGCTTGGTGCAAACGTTCGTTCTCCGAGGACGAGAAGCAGGCCTTGGAGGCCGGTGAGATCCTCGAGCTCGACGGCTTCGTCTCCAAGAACGGCAAGACCTTTCCCGCGAAGGTGAGCTGGGACGCGAAGGCCAAGCGGATCGTCCCCCACTTCGACGACAAGAAGTCCAAGCCGCGGGCGAAGGCGCGCGTCTGA